A genomic stretch from Aerococcaceae bacterium zg-1292 includes:
- the queG gene encoding tRNA epoxyqueuosine(34) reductase QueG, translating into MTNAQLKADIIEAAKAIGIDKIGFTTAAPFDHLKVSLEEQKAAGRTSGFEHPVIDERLYPELIFNQPKSIISIALAYPSRLKHPAPQDKENRRGMFARASWGIDYHHILRHRMDKLIDFIKERSETATFKPMVDTGELIDVATAQRAGLGFIGKNGLLITEEFGSFVYLGEIITNIEFEPDEPVENGCGDCTRCIDACPTDALMGDGRLNAPRCLSFQTQTKGNLPDEFRRKITHVIYGCDICQLVCPYNQGIDSHIHPEMEPEPESVQPLLKPMLTITNKQFKAQFGHMAGSWRGKKPLQRNAIVALANYRDKTALPLLLEVMETDTRPMIRGTAAWAISQIQRYHNPTMIACVEAQLAKETDAETIAEMSRALNVLKEKRLPRQERG; encoded by the coding sequence ATGACAAACGCCCAGTTGAAAGCAGATATTATTGAGGCGGCTAAAGCTATTGGTATTGATAAAATAGGTTTTACTACTGCTGCACCATTTGACCACTTAAAAGTATCTTTAGAAGAGCAAAAAGCAGCTGGACGTACGTCTGGGTTTGAGCATCCCGTAATCGATGAGCGTTTATATCCTGAGCTGATATTTAATCAGCCAAAATCCATCATTTCAATTGCACTGGCTTATCCTAGTCGTTTAAAGCATCCAGCGCCACAAGATAAGGAAAATCGGCGTGGTATGTTCGCGCGGGCTTCGTGGGGAATTGATTATCATCATATTTTGCGCCATCGCATGGATAAATTAATTGACTTTATTAAGGAACGTTCAGAAACTGCAACGTTTAAACCAATGGTCGATACCGGTGAATTGATTGATGTAGCGACTGCGCAACGAGCCGGCTTAGGATTTATTGGTAAAAATGGATTGCTAATCACGGAAGAATTTGGTTCTTTTGTTTACCTAGGAGAAATCATTACCAATATTGAATTTGAACCGGATGAACCAGTAGAAAATGGCTGTGGTGACTGTACACGTTGTATTGATGCGTGTCCAACAGATGCTTTAATGGGCGATGGACGCTTGAATGCACCGCGTTGTCTATCCTTTCAAACACAGACAAAAGGCAATTTACCGGATGAATTTCGACGAAAAATTACACATGTGATTTATGGCTGTGATATTTGTCAATTAGTTTGTCCCTATAATCAAGGTATCGATTCACATATTCACCCAGAAATGGAGCCTGAACCAGAATCCGTGCAACCATTATTAAAACCGATGTTGACCATTACTAATAAGCAGTTTAAAGCACAATTTGGTCATATGGCGGGCTCATGGCGCGGCAAAAAGCCATTGCAACGAAATGCGATTGTTGCGTTAGCTAATTACCGTGACAAAACAGCCTTACCCTTGTTACTTGAAGTTATGGAAACTGATACGCGACCAATGATACGTGGTACTGCGGCTTGGGCAATCTCACAAATTCAGCGCTATCATAATCCGACGATGATTGCTTGTGTGGAAGCGCAGTTAGCTAAGGAAACCGACGCAGAAACAATTGCTGAAATGTCCCGTGCATTAAATGTCTTGAAAGAAAAACGATTACCCCGTCAGGAAAGAGGTTAA
- a CDS encoding 50S ribosomal protein L25 gives MKLQAELRTKTGTSASRQARREGKIPATLYSKDVEVASLLIDRRDFEALLKKEGQNAILDVEFDGNSQQVLIKNFDRAALKDEFYSIDFQAVSDKEKLQVEVPVVLVNVETIKEGIVDQVSATVLVETTPANIPASIEFDVEGLVIGDVKTVADLTVPEKVTVVTEPETTLVSVAPPAAEEEETETSEEEVAEPEVIGEEDAE, from the coding sequence ATGAAATTACAAGCAGAATTAAGAACGAAAACTGGTACAAGTGCATCACGTCAAGCGCGTCGCGAAGGCAAAATTCCAGCAACATTATACAGCAAAGATGTTGAAGTAGCATCATTATTAATCGACCGTCGTGATTTTGAAGCTTTATTGAAAAAAGAAGGACAAAATGCGATTTTAGACGTTGAATTTGATGGCAATAGCCAACAAGTATTAATTAAAAACTTTGACCGTGCTGCATTAAAAGATGAGTTCTACTCAATCGATTTCCAAGCAGTATCTGATAAAGAAAAATTACAAGTTGAAGTACCTGTAGTGTTGGTAAATGTTGAAACAATAAAAGAAGGTATTGTTGACCAAGTAAGTGCAACAGTATTAGTTGAAACAACACCTGCAAACATCCCAGCTTCAATTGAATTTGACGTTGAAGGATTAGTAATTGGCGATGTGAAAACAGTTGCTGACTTAACAGTACCTGAAAAAGTAACCGTTGTGACTGAACCAGAAACAACATTAGTATCAGTTGCCCCACCAGCTGCAGAAGAAGAAGAAACTGAAACATCTGAAGAAGAAGTAGCAGAACCAGAAGTAATCGGCGAAGAAGACGCAGAGTAA
- a CDS encoding NusG domain II-containing protein: MNKIKHFLKPWDYILIILALFLSFLPNIVTAVNENSKPKVTAVGIVKIYGVEVDRFELYDGAPNMQKTYHPSEGKYNIIEREGTHIRIKEDNSPDQIGVRTGWIHKPGQVAICLPHGLIIEVQGMMEQDDLVLPL; encoded by the coding sequence ATGAATAAAATCAAACATTTTTTAAAGCCATGGGACTATATATTAATTATCTTGGCATTATTTTTATCGTTCTTACCAAATATTGTAACAGCGGTTAACGAAAATTCAAAACCGAAAGTAACTGCAGTAGGTATTGTCAAAATATATGGTGTAGAAGTTGACCGTTTTGAACTTTACGATGGTGCACCAAATATGCAAAAAACCTACCATCCGAGCGAAGGCAAATATAATATTATTGAACGCGAGGGTACCCATATTCGTATTAAAGAAGATAATTCTCCCGACCAAATCGGTGTGCGAACCGGGTGGATTCACAAACCCGGTCAAGTTGCCATTTGCCTACCACATGGCTTAATTATCGAAGTACAGGGCATGATGGAACAAGATGACTTGGTGCTGCCACTGTGA
- a CDS encoding methylglyoxal synthase: MRIALIAHDQKKMSIIELAKKYEFKLAQHDLYATGTTGKVIMEHSQLTINRLNSGPLGGDQQIGGMISEQKLDLVIFLRDPLAAQPHEPDVNALIRLCDVYNIPLATNLGTAEVLLSSLELVAQVDAIY, encoded by the coding sequence ATGAGAATAGCACTTATAGCACATGACCAGAAGAAAATGAGTATCATTGAATTAGCAAAAAAATACGAGTTTAAATTAGCGCAACATGATTTATATGCGACCGGTACGACAGGAAAAGTCATTATGGAACATTCACAACTAACCATCAATCGATTAAACTCAGGTCCATTAGGTGGTGACCAACAAATTGGTGGTATGATTTCAGAACAAAAACTGGATTTAGTGATATTTTTACGCGATCCTTTAGCCGCACAACCGCATGAACCGGATGTCAATGCGCTGATTCGGTTATGTGATGTTTACAATATTCCGTTGGCAACAAACTTAGGAACAGCCGAAGTATTGTTGTCGTCACTCGAACTTGTTGCGCAAGTGGATGCTATTTATTAA
- a CDS encoding rhodanese-like domain-containing protein, which yields MQSISMQAFTEKVANENVSILDVRGIEKYRAGHIPGAKRYIAGETQAKLSPEITYYIICQVGVTSVRVTKALEALGFDVINVEGGMVQWQGDLAVDES from the coding sequence ATGCAATCAATCTCAATGCAAGCATTTACTGAAAAAGTTGCGAATGAAAATGTATCAATTCTTGATGTGCGTGGTATTGAAAAATATCGAGCAGGTCATATCCCAGGTGCAAAACGTTATATTGCTGGTGAAACGCAAGCAAAATTGTCGCCTGAAATTACGTATTATATTATTTGTCAAGTAGGCGTGACGTCAGTACGTGTCACAAAAGCATTGGAAGCATTAGGATTTGATGTCATCAATGTTGAAGGTGGCATGGTGCAATGGCAGGGGGATTTAGCTGTAGATGAAAGCTAA
- a CDS encoding DUF2200 domain-containing protein, with protein MMTHKIYTMSFFSIYDALIKKAQRKNRTKAEVDTIISWMTGYQVEQLNDMVQSEIDYQTFFHQAPAMNPARHLIKGSICGVKIQEIEDPLMKDIRYLDKLIDELAKGKAMEKILRG; from the coding sequence ATTATGACGCATAAAATATATACGATGAGCTTTTTTAGTATTTATGATGCATTGATAAAAAAAGCGCAACGTAAGAATCGAACAAAAGCAGAAGTTGATACAATTATTTCATGGATGACCGGTTATCAAGTGGAACAATTGAATGATATGGTACAAAGTGAGATAGATTATCAAACCTTTTTCCATCAAGCACCAGCAATGAATCCAGCACGGCATTTAATTAAAGGCTCGATTTGTGGTGTGAAAATTCAAGAAATTGAAGACCCTTTAATGAAAGATATTCGTTATTTAGATAAACTTATTGACGAGTTAGCCAAAGGTAAAGCGATGGAGAAAATATTGAGAGGATGA
- the radC gene encoding DNA repair protein RadC: MDSKVLSFIEEVPSQSRPRERLLEYGEKALSDHELLAIILRTGTRNEHVLQLSMRLLQRFENLAGLSLASIDELQEVAGIGTIKAVELKAVIELGLRITASNLPKFGKIRSTLDIGNWMKLTMKDFHQEHLIAVFLNTKNEILKHKNIFIGTVNSSVAHPRESTKCSLLKR; encoded by the coding sequence ATGGATTCAAAAGTATTATCATTTATCGAAGAAGTACCGAGTCAATCGCGGCCCCGCGAACGATTATTGGAGTATGGTGAAAAGGCGCTTTCGGACCATGAGTTATTAGCGATTATTTTACGGACGGGAACACGCAATGAACATGTATTACAATTGTCGATGCGTTTGCTGCAACGTTTTGAAAATCTTGCTGGATTGTCTTTAGCGAGTATTGATGAATTACAAGAAGTGGCAGGTATCGGTACGATTAAAGCAGTTGAATTAAAAGCAGTGATTGAGCTCGGTTTACGAATTACCGCCAGCAACTTACCGAAGTTTGGTAAAATACGTTCAACATTGGATATTGGTAATTGGATGAAATTAACAATGAAAGATTTTCATCAGGAGCATCTCATTGCTGTTTTTTTAAACACAAAGAATGAAATATTAAAGCATAAAAATATTTTCATTGGAACTGTAAATAGTTCCGTCGCCCATCCTCGTGAAAGTACGAAATGTTCATTATTGAAAAGATAA
- a CDS encoding bifunctional folylpolyglutamate synthase/dihydrofolate synthase, whose protein sequence is MNAGSNLFSTVEQALSWMNGQTNSVQRQGLDKIKTALDYLGNPHKQLKTIHISGTNGKGSVSAYLKQLFLAHGMTVGTFTSPHIMRFNERMTYNHEEISDETLMRLMNQLVSMNAYMEQTDYGRLVYFELYTVLMFLFFQEMQPDICLIEVGIGGLLDCTNVIESPDVVITTVALDHVDKLGATYEEIATQKAGIIYSNADVYVGELPETALSAVKVVCHENAATLYHLPQVQPYNVLTESLTEGTTFTVAEQVYTIHLLGRHQVHNAALARLVFVNWMQKNKQMLAEDKIHHALAVTKWPARMEKISNQPLIYIDGAHNEAGIKALGQTIQTHFSNQRVSVLYAGLQTKNQAEHLALLQALPLKTLVLSTFDHYQAMSAEQFKMIQTENKVPTRFESDWYSVLNSDHDAIWIVTGSLYFVSEVRQQFIN, encoded by the coding sequence ATGAACGCGGGCAGTAATCTATTTTCAACGGTTGAACAAGCATTGTCATGGATGAATGGACAAACAAATTCAGTGCAGCGACAAGGTTTGGACAAGATTAAAACAGCACTCGACTATCTTGGTAATCCGCATAAACAGTTAAAGACGATTCATATATCTGGAACCAATGGTAAAGGGTCTGTTAGTGCGTATTTAAAACAATTATTTTTAGCGCATGGGATGACTGTCGGTACGTTTACTTCGCCGCATATTATGCGTTTTAACGAACGGATGACGTATAATCACGAAGAGATTAGTGATGAGACACTGATGCGTTTAATGAACCAATTGGTGTCGATGAATGCGTATATGGAACAAACGGATTATGGTCGTCTAGTATATTTTGAGTTGTACACGGTGTTGATGTTTTTGTTTTTTCAAGAAATGCAGCCGGATATTTGCTTAATTGAAGTAGGAATTGGCGGCTTGCTCGACTGTACGAATGTGATTGAATCGCCGGATGTAGTCATTACAACGGTTGCTTTGGATCATGTAGATAAATTAGGTGCAACATACGAGGAGATTGCGACGCAAAAAGCAGGGATTATTTATTCTAATGCAGATGTTTATGTCGGTGAGTTGCCTGAAACTGCGTTATCAGCAGTTAAAGTTGTTTGCCATGAAAATGCAGCAACATTATATCATTTACCGCAAGTTCAACCCTATAACGTATTAACTGAATCATTGACTGAAGGCACCACTTTTACAGTGGCGGAGCAAGTGTATACCATCCATTTATTAGGGCGTCATCAAGTACATAATGCTGCATTGGCGCGGCTGGTGTTTGTCAATTGGATGCAAAAAAACAAACAAATGCTAGCAGAAGATAAGATTCATCACGCATTAGCAGTTACTAAATGGCCGGCACGAATGGAAAAAATAAGTAATCAACCATTAATTTATATTGATGGAGCACATAATGAAGCGGGGATTAAGGCGCTAGGACAAACGATTCAAACGCATTTTTCTAACCAGCGTGTTTCAGTATTGTATGCAGGTTTGCAGACGAAAAATCAAGCGGAACATCTAGCGTTATTACAAGCATTGCCGTTAAAAACGTTGGTGCTGTCTACATTTGACCATTATCAAGCGATGAGTGCTGAGCAATTTAAGATGATTCAAACAGAAAATAAAGTACCGACACGGTTTGAATCGGACTGGTATTCAGTCCTGAACAGTGACCATGATGCGATTTGGATTGTGACTGGGTCTTTATACTTTGTTTCCGAGGTTCGCCAACAATTTATCAATTAA
- the murB gene encoding UDP-N-acetylmuramate dehydrogenase, which yields MVYANLIELFPTINIELDQPLSKYTYTKTGGPADALAFPATVTELQALCSWVKEHHVPLTVLGNASNLIVRDGGIRGLVIILTAMKNIEVTNDTVYAQSGAALIEVSRMAADYQLTGLEFACGIPGSIGGAVYMNAGAYGGEVVDVIESVDILTTEGVVKTIANSDCGFSYRHSCFQATDDIILGVRFKLSAGDSDEIEAKISHLTDLRQSKQPLEYPSCGSVFKRPEGYFTGKLIQDAGLQGHRIGGAEVSKKHAGFIVNINQATATDYVQLIAHIQDEIWRRNQVRLETEVRIIGEEI from the coding sequence ATGGTATACGCAAACTTAATCGAGCTTTTTCCAACAATTAACATTGAACTCGATCAGCCTTTATCAAAATATACATATACAAAAACTGGTGGACCCGCTGATGCGCTTGCTTTTCCAGCGACGGTTACTGAATTACAAGCTTTATGCTCATGGGTGAAAGAACATCACGTGCCACTTACAGTATTAGGTAATGCAAGCAATCTAATTGTGCGCGATGGCGGAATCCGTGGTTTAGTTATTATTTTAACAGCGATGAAAAATATTGAAGTGACGAATGATACTGTCTATGCACAAAGTGGAGCAGCCTTGATTGAAGTGAGTCGGATGGCAGCTGACTACCAGTTAACTGGACTAGAATTTGCTTGTGGGATTCCTGGTAGTATTGGTGGCGCTGTCTATATGAACGCAGGTGCATATGGTGGTGAAGTCGTTGATGTGATTGAATCGGTTGATATTTTAACGACTGAAGGTGTTGTTAAAACTATCGCCAACTCAGATTGTGGCTTTAGTTATCGTCATAGTTGTTTCCAGGCAACTGATGATATCATTTTAGGCGTGCGATTTAAATTATCTGCTGGCGACAGTGATGAAATTGAAGCGAAAATTTCGCATTTAACGGATTTACGTCAAAGTAAGCAGCCATTAGAGTATCCATCTTGCGGAAGTGTGTTTAAACGTCCGGAAGGCTATTTTACAGGGAAATTAATCCAAGACGCTGGCTTACAAGGTCACCGCATTGGTGGCGCAGAAGTGTCGAAAAAACATGCGGGGTTTATTGTAAATATTAATCAAGCGACTGCAACGGATTATGTTCAATTAATTGCTCATATTCAAGATGAAATTTGGCGTCGTAATCAAGTGCGCTTGGAGACGGAAGTGCGTATTATTGGCGAGGAAATATAA
- a CDS encoding GNAT family N-acetyltransferase: protein MNQEIEAIVRLAEPQDARAIIGLCQQVGSESPYLTFGAKGLDLSIEQEANQIRCYHQSQNSLLIVAEVDDQLVGMANLTAFNEEKQQHVAEIGICLIREYWGYGLAKIMMEMLLDFAENSEIKVITLEVVQNNKPAVGLYEHFGFEIVGKLSKRLRHECEYFDSYVMEKRIE from the coding sequence ATGAATCAAGAAATTGAAGCAATCGTGCGATTAGCTGAACCACAAGATGCGCGTGCCATTATCGGATTGTGTCAACAAGTAGGTAGTGAATCGCCATACTTGACGTTTGGAGCTAAAGGATTAGATTTATCGATTGAACAAGAAGCGAATCAAATTCGTTGTTATCATCAATCGCAAAATAGTTTATTAATTGTAGCAGAAGTCGATGATCAATTGGTAGGCATGGCGAATTTAACGGCTTTCAATGAAGAAAAACAACAACATGTCGCTGAGATTGGTATTTGTTTAATCCGTGAATATTGGGGCTATGGATTGGCGAAGATAATGATGGAAATGTTACTGGATTTTGCTGAAAATTCTGAGATTAAAGTGATTACGCTGGAAGTTGTACAAAACAATAAGCCTGCAGTGGGATTATACGAGCATTTTGGTTTTGAAATTGTAGGGAAATTATCTAAACGCTTGCGGCATGAATGTGAATATTTTGATTCGTATGTGATGGAAAAACGTATCGAATAA
- the tsaE gene encoding tRNA (adenosine(37)-N6)-threonylcarbamoyltransferase complex ATPase subunit type 1 TsaE, translating to MEQFYNQSLADTRFLAEQLAKSVQPGMVVVLDGPLGSGKTTFTQAFGKALGIRRAIKSPTYMIVKEYRYPAGRLVHIDAYRLEEGGADTIDFTSYLSEDTIILIEWAQFLEEYLPENHLKIQFIPQTAADERLFIASVEGDDAAIYQNVLDKWKEFINESRN from the coding sequence ATGGAACAATTTTATAATCAATCGTTAGCAGATACACGCTTTTTAGCTGAGCAACTTGCAAAGAGTGTTCAACCTGGAATGGTCGTTGTATTAGATGGACCATTGGGAAGTGGTAAGACAACATTTACCCAAGCGTTTGGCAAGGCATTGGGTATTAGACGTGCGATAAAAAGTCCGACGTATATGATTGTTAAAGAATATCGTTACCCAGCTGGTCGTTTGGTTCACATTGATGCCTACCGACTGGAAGAAGGTGGTGCAGATACCATTGATTTTACTAGCTATTTGAGCGAGGATACGATTATTTTGATTGAATGGGCACAATTTTTAGAAGAATATTTACCGGAAAATCATTTGAAAATTCAGTTTATCCCTCAAACTGCTGCGGATGAGCGCTTATTTATCGCAAGCGTTGAAGGTGATGATGCTGCGATATATCAAAATGTGTTAGACAAATGGAAGGAGTTCATCAATGAATCAAGAAATTGA
- a CDS encoding DUF4430 domain-containing protein, translated as MKKIAKLISLPILTLALAACGQLNSPAPETTTAAPETTTMAPETTTEAQVSTPNDSTTTVAGEEGGETTTSADGETTESSDSDNMNSDVAENDVLFKVFVDGEEKAKYVAKDAVGKSVLEAMESIEDFDFNFDKEEGIVNQISGIENDYDNLKTWVYLLNGEYAEYGVVSQTLSKGDVVEWYFGTTDDLPVKINQ; from the coding sequence ATGAAAAAAATTGCAAAATTAATATCATTACCTATTTTAACGCTTGCTTTAGCAGCATGTGGACAACTCAATTCACCTGCTCCTGAAACAACAACTGCTGCACCGGAAACGACTACTATGGCACCTGAAACAACAACAGAGGCTCAAGTGAGTACACCAAATGACTCAACGACAACTGTTGCTGGAGAAGAAGGCGGAGAAACAACAACTTCTGCTGATGGTGAAACAACAGAATCATCTGATTCAGACAACATGAATTCAGATGTTGCTGAAAATGATGTATTATTCAAAGTATTTGTTGATGGCGAAGAAAAAGCAAAATACGTTGCAAAAGACGCAGTTGGTAAATCTGTTTTAGAAGCAATGGAAAGCATTGAAGACTTTGACTTTAACTTCGATAAAGAAGAAGGAATTGTCAATCAAATTTCTGGTATTGAAAATGATTATGACAACTTAAAAACATGGGTATACTTGTTAAACGGCGAGTATGCTGAATATGGTGTTGTCTCTCAAACATTATCTAAAGGCGATGTCGTTGAATGGTACTTTGGTACAACCGATGACCTACCTGTAAAAATTAACCAATAA
- a CDS encoding DNA-directed RNA polymerase subunit omega, which yields MMLYPSIDKLIKKVPSKYGLIILASKRAHDMRVNNDYLLDKYESEKAVGKALEEVIAEKLMPKE from the coding sequence ATGATGTTATACCCATCAATCGATAAGTTAATTAAAAAAGTACCATCAAAATATGGTTTAATCATTTTAGCAAGTAAACGTGCGCATGACATGCGTGTCAATAACGATTATTTATTGGATAAATATGAATCTGAAAAGGCAGTAGGGAAAGCTTTAGAAGAAGTCATTGCAGAAAAATTAATGCCAAAAGAGTAA
- the gmk gene encoding guanylate kinase — MSQQRGLLIILSGPSGVGKGTVRAAIFKNNRFNYVYSVSATTRQSRPGEVDGVDYHFVSRETFEQYIKDDALLEYAEYVGNYYGTPIQKIEENLAEGNDVFLEIEVQGALKVRERMPEGIFIFLAPPNLAELESRILGRGTDQPEIIYERMQMAREEIELMQHYDYVVVNDTVENAVEKVNAIIQSEHLKVERVVDRIKADIHDYFQESMTQE, encoded by the coding sequence ATGTCACAACAACGCGGACTTCTCATTATATTATCAGGACCTTCAGGAGTTGGAAAAGGTACAGTTCGAGCAGCTATATTTAAAAATAATCGTTTTAATTATGTTTATTCTGTTTCGGCGACAACAAGACAAAGCAGACCCGGTGAAGTGGATGGTGTAGACTATCATTTTGTCTCGAGAGAAACATTTGAACAATATATTAAAGACGATGCATTATTGGAGTATGCAGAGTATGTAGGGAATTACTATGGTACGCCAATTCAAAAGATTGAAGAAAATTTAGCGGAGGGCAATGATGTCTTTTTAGAAATCGAAGTGCAAGGTGCGCTAAAAGTACGTGAACGGATGCCGGAAGGAATTTTTATTTTCTTAGCACCACCAAATTTAGCTGAATTAGAGTCACGTATTTTAGGCCGTGGTACTGACCAGCCAGAAATTATTTATGAACGTATGCAAATGGCGCGTGAAGAAATTGAATTGATGCAGCATTATGATTATGTAGTCGTTAACGATACGGTTGAAAATGCTGTTGAAAAAGTGAATGCCATTATTCAAAGCGAGCATTTAAAAGTCGAACGTGTCGTGGACCGCATTAAAGCAGATATTCACGATTACTTCCAAGAAAGCATGACCCAAGAATAA
- a CDS encoding LCP family protein: MKRRDLHRRPKRRGGCLKWALVVLLLLTLIIGGLGLKLFLDARNVTQSVFTEKPKTQQVVGDSSAKVSKAKPISILLLGIDTGEFGRIDQGRSDVMMVATLNPKTKQTTLVSIPRDTYTDIIGHDTKDKINHAYAFGGKAMAVNTVQSLLDIPIDYTFAIDMQGFEDIVNAVGGVNITPTSTFTQDGYTFTEGEAVKMDGAMALAYTRNRADAEGDYGRQGRQRQLLQAIVQSALSMNLITKYQEILQSLNGNISTDMPFTEMLKVVQKYGDALKTLNTIQLSGTGEMIDDVYYEMLDQTQLGEVIAELKKQLELSE; the protein is encoded by the coding sequence ATGAAAAGAAGAGACCTTCATCGACGTCCAAAAAGACGTGGCGGTTGTTTGAAATGGGCGTTAGTCGTTTTGCTATTATTGACCCTTATCATTGGGGGACTGGGATTAAAATTATTCTTGGATGCACGCAATGTAACGCAAAGTGTATTTACTGAAAAACCAAAAACGCAGCAAGTAGTAGGTGATAGTTCAGCAAAAGTATCTAAAGCTAAACCGATTTCCATCTTGCTATTAGGAATTGATACAGGAGAATTTGGTCGGATTGATCAAGGGCGTTCTGATGTGATGATGGTAGCCACACTTAACCCTAAAACAAAGCAAACAACTTTAGTGAGTATTCCACGTGATACTTATACCGATATCATTGGACATGATACGAAAGATAAAATTAATCATGCATACGCATTTGGTGGAAAAGCGATGGCAGTTAACACGGTTCAATCCTTACTCGATATTCCGATTGATTATACATTTGCGATTGATATGCAAGGATTTGAAGATATTGTCAATGCAGTAGGTGGTGTGAATATTACACCAACATCAACCTTTACTCAAGATGGCTATACATTCACCGAAGGTGAGGCAGTTAAAATGGATGGAGCGATGGCGCTTGCTTATACACGTAATCGTGCGGATGCTGAAGGGGACTATGGCCGTCAAGGGCGTCAAAGACAGTTGTTACAAGCAATTGTACAATCTGCTTTGAGCATGAATTTAATTACAAAATATCAAGAAATTTTACAGTCGTTAAATGGGAATATTTCAACTGATATGCCCTTTACTGAAATGCTTAAAGTGGTACAAAAATATGGCGATGCGCTGAAAACATTAAATACTATTCAATTGTCAGGAACGGGCGAGATGATTGATGATGTCTATTACGAAATGCTAGACCAAACACAATTAGGTGAAGTGATTGCTGAACTCAAAAAACAATTGGAACTGAGCGAGTAG
- the proC gene encoding pyrroline-5-carboxylate reductase, whose amino-acid sequence MKVGFIGVGNMGGALCKSIASNTEIELLISNHSVAKAEGLLSQLNHPSAQLMDNEQIVAHSDFVFMGLKPAMMVSMLQQLTAVANPKLTWISMAAGIELTALTDAVGQQPVIRIMPNTPVEIGFGMTTYVANEYVQSSNLKHFEAIMAPTGTVVALPESLMDAATAIAGCGPAFVYQMIEAMSDAGVKIGLPRDLAQQFTVQTLIGAAQMVEQTQQHPGALKDAVTSPGGSTIAGVAALEANGFRHATIEAVLKAFERTQQLKEEKRG is encoded by the coding sequence ATGAAAGTAGGTTTTATTGGCGTTGGCAATATGGGTGGAGCATTGTGTAAAAGTATTGCTTCCAATACAGAAATCGAACTGTTAATCAGTAATCATTCTGTCGCTAAGGCAGAAGGCTTATTATCGCAATTAAATCATCCATCTGCTCAACTTATGGATAATGAACAAATCGTGGCACACTCTGATTTTGTGTTTATGGGATTAAAGCCAGCAATGATGGTTTCGATGTTACAACAATTAACGGCTGTTGCGAATCCGAAGCTTACTTGGATTTCAATGGCAGCAGGTATTGAATTGACAGCCTTGACGGATGCTGTTGGACAGCAGCCAGTCATTCGGATTATGCCAAACACTCCGGTTGAAATTGGCTTTGGTATGACAACGTACGTGGCTAATGAGTATGTTCAGTCATCCAATCTAAAACATTTCGAAGCGATTATGGCACCTACTGGCACAGTTGTCGCTTTACCGGAGTCCTTGATGGATGCAGCGACGGCTATTGCGGGTTGTGGACCAGCATTTGTGTATCAAATGATTGAAGCGATGAGTGATGCGGGTGTTAAAATTGGTTTGCCGCGCGATTTAGCGCAACAATTTACCGTGCAGACGCTCATTGGAGCAGCGCAAATGGTTGAGCAGACACAACAGCATCCAGGCGCACTAAAAGATGCAGTCACGTCACCAGGCGGTAGTACTATTGCCGGTGTGGCAGCATTAGAAGCTAATGGCTTTCGTCATGCGACGATTGAAGCCGTTTTGAAAGCATTTGAACGTACACAACAGTTAAAAGAAGAGAAAAGAGGATAA